TCGACCGCGGCGCGCGAGGCGCCGACACCGGCGCCGAGCTTGTCGGCGAGCGGCTCGATATATTTGGCGAAGTTCTCGCGGCTCTGCATGGCGCGTCCGCCGGAAACGATGATCTTCGCCGAGGTCAGTTCGGGACGGTCGCTCTTGGCGACTTCCTCGCCGACAAAGCTGGAGAGGCCGGGATCGGCCGCAGATGCGGCGTTCTCGACCGTTGCGCTGCCGCCGTCACCTGCCGCGGCAAAGGTCGAGGTCCGCACCGTGATAACCTTCTTGGCGTCCTTTGACTTGACGGTCTGGATCGCGTTGCCGGCATAGATCGGACGCTCGAAGGTATCGGGCGCAATCACCTTGATGATTTCCGAGACCTGCATAACGTCGAGCAGGGCCGCGACGCGCGGCATCACGTTCTTGAAGCGCGAGGTCGCGGGCGCGACGAAGGCGTCGTAGCCGGGGGCGAGCGCCACGATCAGCGCGGCCAACGGCTCGGCGAGGTCGTGGGCATAGAGCAGGCCGTCGGCCAGCAGCACCTTCTTCACGCCGGCCAGCTTGGCCGCCGCATCCGCGGCCGCCTTGGCATTTTCACCGGCCACCAGCACGTGAACGTCGCCGCCGAGGGCGGTC
The Bradyrhizobium sp. KBS0727 genome window above contains:
- a CDS encoding electron transfer flavoprotein subunit alpha/FixB family protein translates to MTTLLIAEHDNASIKDSTNKALTAATALGGDVHVLVAGENAKAAADAAAKLAGVKKVLLADGLLYAHDLAEPLAALIVALAPGYDAFVAPATSRFKNVMPRVAALLDVMQVSEIIKVIAPDTFERPIYAGNAIQTVKSKDAKKVITVRTSTFAAAGDGGSATVENAASAADPGLSSFVGEEVAKSDRPELTSAKIIVSGGRAMQSRENFAKYIEPLADKLGAGVGASRAAVDAGYAPNDWQVGQTGKVVAPELYIAIGISGAIQHLAGMKDSKVIVAINKDEDAPIFQVADYGLVADLYQAVPELTEELGKLGK